In the genome of Nonomuraea sp. NBC_00507, the window ACGTGCGGGTGGGCGAGCGGCTGCGCGGGGCCTTCGCCGGGTACGGCGCGCCGAACGACTTCGTCTGCGACGTCGAGCTGGGCCGCGGCCACACCGCCGACGTCCAGGCGTGCTGCGTCGGCTCCGGGGTGCGCGGGCTGTTCTGGGGCTGGAACTCGATCGTGACGGGCAACCGGATCAACCTGCTGCTCACCCGGGCCACCCGGCGACTCACCGTGCTCAGCCACCTGCCGCACGAGGGGCGCGTCGACGTCGAGGTCCACGAGGAGCTGCCCGAGGTGCGGATGCGCATCCCCGCGTGGGCCGGGTACGCCAAGGTGCGCGTGGACGGCCGGGAGCCGGAGTGGGCGGCCGACGGCTACCTGCTGGTCCGTGTCCCGCGCGGGCGCTTCACGATCACCTTCCCGGTCGCCGAGACGACGTCCACCGAGGTCGCGGCGGATCGGGAGTATCGGGTGCGGTGGCGGGGCGACGACGTCGTCGGCATCAGCCCCGAGGGCACGGCGCGGCCCATGTACAGCGGGCGCAAGGTCCATCCCTCCGCGCCCGTGCGCGAATACGCCCTGAACCGTCCAGTTTCGGAGATCTCATGGTGAACCCGTATGACCTGAGGTGCGAGCACCGCCGTACCCCTGGCGAGATCGCCGTCGCGGCGCCCCGGCTGAGCTGGCGGCTGGAGGGCTCGGAAGACCCGTCCGCGTACCGGATCGAGGTGCGGCGAGAGGACGGCACGCGGGTCTGGGACAGCGGCTGGGTGGACGGCCGGGACGTCTGGGCCGACTACGGCGGCGCGCCGCTGGCCTCGTTCGCCCGCTACAGCTGGCAGGTGTCCGTCCAGCCGTCCGGGGCGAGCGCCACGTCGTGGTTCGGCACCGGGGTGCTGCACGCCGACGAGTGGGACGCCGCGTGGATCGGGCACGACCCGGACACCGAGCCGCCGTTCGAGCCGCCGACCGACTCGCGTGAGCCGCGCAGCCGGGGTACGGCGTCGCTCCCGGCGCCACGGCTGCTGCGCCGGTCGCTGGAGATCACGCGGCCGGTGGTCTCGGCCCGCGTCGCGTGCAGCGCCCGGGGGTTGTACGAGCTGCGGGTGAACGGGCAGCGGGTGGGCGATGCCGAGCTGGCCCCAGGGTGGACCGATTATCGGTACCGCGTGCCGTACCAGGTGTATGACGTCACCTCGCTGCTGCGGGAGGGCGCGAACTGCGTGGCGGCGATCCTGGCCGACGGGTGGTGGTCGGGGAGCCTGGGGTGGGACAAGCGGCAGGCGGCGCAGAGATACGGGCGGCATCCGCAGTTCCTGGCGCAGCTCGTCATCGATCACGCGGACGGCTCGCGTACCGTCGTCGGGACCGACGCGTCGTGGCGGGAGCGCACCGGGCCGTTCCTTTACGCGGACCTGCTGATGGGTGAGTACTACGACGCGCGGCTGGAGATCACGGGCTGGGATTCTCCCGGCTTCTCCGACGACGGCTGGGCGCCGTGCCGGGTCGTGGACACCTCGCTCGACGTGCTCGTCCCGGCCGGGGCGCAGCCGGTGCGGGTGACGGAGGAGCTGGCTCCGGTGGAGGTGCGCGACCTGGGCGGGCGGTGGATCGTCGATCTGGGGCAGAACATCTCCGGGCGGGTACGGATCACGCTACGTGATGCCCCGCCGGGGACGCGGGTGCGGATCCGGCACGGGGAGGCCCTGGACGAGAAGGGCGAGCTGTACACGGCCAACCTGCGTTCGGCCGAGGCGACCGACGTGTACGTGGCTCGCGGGGGCGCCGTCGAGACGTACGAGCCGCGGTTCACCGTGCACGGGTTCCGTTACGCCGAGATCAGCGGGTGGGCGTGCGAGGTGGCCGGGCGGGTGCTGCACTCCGACACGCCTCCCGCAGGGGAGTTCGCCTGCTCCGACGCGCAGGTGACGCGGTTGACGAGCAACATCCGGTGGAGCCAGCGGGACAACTTCGTGTCCGTGCCCACCGACTGCCCGCAGCGTGACGAGCGGCTCGGGTGGACGGCGGACGCCCAGGTCTTCCTGCCCACGGCGTGCTTCAACGCCGACGTGGCGGCGTTCTTCACGAACTGGCTGGCCGATCTGCGGCACGGGCAGTTGCCGGACGGCGCGGTGCCGGACGTCGTGCCGCACGTGATCACCGAGCGACACGGGGCGCCGGCGTGGGGGGATGCGGCGACCGGGGTGCCGTGGCACCTGTACACGGTGTACGGAGATGAGCGGATATTGCGGGACAGCCTGCCGAGCATGCGGGCATGGGTGGACTACGTGCACCGGCACAACCCTTCGCTGGTGTGGCGGCAGAAGACCGGCAGCCACTACGGGGACTGGCTCCAGGCCGGGGTGACGACGTCGCGGGAGGTGCTGGCGACCGCGTACTTCGCGCTCAGCGCGTCGTTGACGGCGCGAGCGGCGGAGGTGGTCGGCTCGCCCGAAATTTCGCGATATTACATCCAGTTGCGGGATGAGATCGGTGCGGCGTTCGCCCGCGAGTTCATCGCGCCCGACGGCCGGGTCACCGGCGACACGCAGACCGGCTACCTGCTGGCCCTGGCGTTCGACCTCGTCCCCCAGGACCTCGTCGAGGCGTCGGTCGGCCACCTCGTCGCCGACCTTGAGCGACGCGGGCGCCGCCTCACGACGGGCTTCGCCGGAGTGGCCCTGCTCTGCCCGATCCTGACCCGGTACGGCCACGCCGACCTGGCCTACGACCTTCTCCATGACGACCGGTACCCGTCGTGGGGGTATTCGATCCAGCGGGGAGCGACCACGATCTGGGAGCGGTGGGACGGGTGGACGGAGGAGCACGGCTTCGGGCCCGTGGCGATGAACTCCTTCAACCACTACGCGCTCGGCTCCGTGGGGGCATGGTTGTACGGCGGGGTCGCGGGTCTGGGACAGGAGTCGGCCGGGTTCCAGCGTCCGGTGATCCGCCCGGTGCCGGGCGGGCGGCTGACGTGGGCCTCGGCGGCCTACGAGACGCCGCTGGGGCGGCTGAGCAGCCGGTGGGAGATCGCGGACGGGACTCTCACGCTGGACGTGGGTATCCCGCCGGGGGCGGAGGCCACCGTCCACGTTCCCACCACCGCGCCGTCATCCGTGCGCGGGCCCGGGCATGTCGTGGCGCCCGGGGTGTTCCGCACGGGTGCGGGGACGTTCCGGTACACGGCGGAATGGGAGGTCAGGTGCCCACGCTGACCCCGGTGATCGACAGGTTCTCGACGTCGCTGGCCACGTCCGCGCGCAGCACGTGTGCGAACGTGCTGTCGGAGACCGAGATCCCGCGCAGTGGCTGCTCCGGATACCCGCGCAGCAGGTAGGCGCTGCGCGTCCGGTCGCTGCGGATCCCCGCCACGTGGATGTCGCGCACCACGGGCGGCTCGTCGCCTGTGTGGCCGTCGCCGTGGTAGAGGTCGATGGAGATCGCCTCCTTGGTCAGCTCGCTGATCTCCACGTCCTTGACGTGCACGTTCTCCACGAAGCCGCCGCGCACGGAGTTCGTCTTGATGTAGAGCCCGAAATACAGCCCCGGCCCGCCCCACCGGCAGCGGCGGACGAACACGTTGCGTATGCCGCCGGTGGTGTCGGTGCCGATCGCGACCGACCCGTACCGGTAGCGCATGTCGCAGTCCTCGATCAGCACGTCCTCGCACGGCACGTTCACCCGCCGCCCGTCCGGCCCGCGGCCTGCCTTGATCGCGATGCAGTCGTCACCCACGTCGAACGTGCACCCCGAGATCACCACCGAGCGGCACGACTCGGGGTCGCAGCCGTCGTTGTTGGGCCCGCGCGAGAAGATCGAGACATCGCGGACCAGGACGTTCTCGCACAGCACCGGATGGATCTCCCACATCGGGGAGCGGACGATCGTGACGCCCTCCACCAGCACGTTGCGGCACCGGTAGGGCTGGATCATGTTGGGCCGCAGGTAGTGCCCGGCGCCGAAGACGCGCTCCTCCACCGGTACGCCGTCGGCGGCCATCCGCTGCAGTGCGGCCCAGTCGGCCTCCTCGTGCGGCGTGCCGGGCCGCCAGCCGAACTCGGGCGTGCCCACCCACGGCCACCAGTTCTCGGGACCGGCGCTGCCGTCCAGCACGCCCGAGCCGGTGATCGCGATGTTCTCCTGGCCGTAGGCGTAGATGAAGGGCGAGTAGTTGAAGCACTCGATGGCCGAGAAACGGGTGTAGACGGCGGGCAGGTAGGCGGCCGGGTCGGTGCTGAACACGACGCGCGCCCCGTCGGCCACGTGCAGGTCGACGTTGCTGAGCAGGTGGACGGCCCCGGTGTGGTGCTCGCCCGGCGGCACCAGGACGTGCCCGCCTCCGGCGTCGTGGCAGGCGCGGATGGCCTCGCCGAAGGAGCCGTGGTCGGTGACGTCGAACCAGCGGTCCGGGAACTCCGGCGGCGTCACCCGCGCCTTCAACTCGTCGGCGTAGGTCCAGGGGTCGTGCATCGTCAGTCCCACCTCAGGGCGTGATAGAGCGGCAGCGCGATCACCCAGGACGGGTTCCACGTGTTCGCCTCGCCCTTGCGCTGCCAGTTGGTCTGGAAGAACCCCTCGCCTTGCTCGCCGGGCGTGGCGAACCCCCAGTCGCCGGGCTCGCGGCAGATGCCCTGGCCCAGGGCGTGCATGATCCGGTCCGCCGCCGCCACGTAGCGGTCGTTCCCGGTCGCCAGGCCGAAGTGCCGCAGCTCGGCGGTGGGGAAGAAGACGTCGAGGTGATGGTTCTGCACGCTGACCGCCGGCCAGCCGCTGGCCTTGAAGCCGCGCCGGTGGAACGTGCTGTCCGCGTCGAACTCCGGCGACCACGTGTAGACGAAGGTGAGCAGCCAGTCGGCGGCCGCCTCGGCCCACCGGGCGTACCGGTCGTCGCCGGTGAGCTGGAACAGCTCGGTGACCGCCTCGAAGTAGGCCATGCCCGCCTCCTTGTCCTCGCCGGAGGCGTCGAGGGTGGCGTGGGCGAAGGGCCGCTCGAAGGTCTCGGCGTGCCGGCGGTGATAGGCCGCGACCAGCTCGGCGGCCCGCCGGAGCCACACCTTGTCGCCGGTCAGCCGGTGGGCGCCGAGCATGGCCCGCGCGCACGGGATCCCCGCGGCTCCCTCGGGCCCGGGCACCGGCGTGCCGGACGGGGTCCAGCCGAGCGGCAGGATGCCCCCGTGCCGCCAGAAGAACTCGGCGGCCTCCACGACGGCCTCCGTCCACTCACCGAACTCCTCGGCGAGCAGGGCCAGGTCCGCGATCGTCTCGCCGTAGGCGCGGCTGGAGACGAACGGTTGCCCCTTCCGGTCGAACATGGCCCAGCGCTCCTCATCCAGCAGGTAGCGGCCGTGCCGCAGCCCGGGCACGGGCGTACCGCTGCCGGAGACGTAGAACTCGGCCGCCGCGAAAGCCCGGTCGGGACGGCCGAGCCGGGCATCGCACCAGGCGAGCTTGAGGCACTGCCCGGTCCACCCGTACAGGAACGTGCGCGGGCGCGGCCGGGTGGGGGAGGCGTAGGCCAGGTAGCCACCGGCCGGGTCCCACCGCGCGTCCAGGGCGTTCGCCTTCAGCCGGATGATCTCGGCGATCGTGAGCGGCCTGGCCCCCTCCTCGGCGACGGCCTCCTTGACCAGCGCGCGGAAACCGAAGCCGCGCGGCTCCACCCTCCCGGTGTCCAGCCGGTAGCGCGAGGTGATCGAGGCGCCGGGCGCGAGGTCCGCGTAGCCGATCTCCATCGGCGTGGTCTCGGCCTTGCTGGTGTAGCAGACGTCGGGCCGCCCGTCGAACATGATCACGCCGCTCATCGCCGCGATCACCGGCCCGTCCAGGATCCCGAGCGAGCCGTAGGCGACGGTCCCGTCGGCCGCCCGGCGCGCGACCGGCTGGGCGTACAGCGTCACGTACTGCCCGTCCCAGGCGGCGTTGACCGCCGGGATGGGCAGCCGGTGCTCCTCGCATACGAACCCCGATCGCGGCACCTCCAGCGCCGGGTCGGAGGAAGGATTGCCGTTGTAGAGCACGCCGGGGATGGTCACGTACGCGTCGTCCGTCGGCAGCTCCAGCAGGAGCCCCGCCGCGACGTCGCGGACGGTCCGCGTGCCCTCGTTGCGCCAGGTGAGGGTGAGGCTCTTGTCCGAAATCTCCAGCAGGGCGGTCAGCGGCCCCACCCCGGCCGGTACGCCGGGCGAGACGTCGACAGGGGCGACCCGCCAGGGCCGCCCCGTCGACAGCGTCAGCCGAAGCCTCACGGCACCCGCCGCACCCGGATGGCCTGGTGCTCGGCCGCCGGCAGCGGCACGGTCACCGTGCCGCCGCCGTCGTGCACGCCCAGCGACCGGACCGTCATCTCCCAGGCGTCGATCACCTCGACCGCGTACCGGCCCTCAGGAAGCTCGTGCTCCCGCTGCGGGAAGCGGTGCTCCCCGCAGAACTCCAGGTAGTACTCCCCGTCCAGGGCCAGCATCGGCGCGTCCCGGTCGCGGTAGACGGCCTCCCGCGGCGTCTGGCCGACGATCCCGTCCAGCAGGCGCAGCCGCTCGACCGCCGCCCCGCGCAGCGTGCCGCCGTCGGCGGACCAGGTCAGCCCGTCGTCGTCGGCGTACCACTCGCCGTGCGTGACCGGCCGCCGCCGCAGCGCGCCGTCCCACGCCTGGTCCACGACCTCCTCGGCGGTGAGGCTCTGCCACGGCTCGTCGCCGTCGCCCTCGTAGCCGCTCTGGTCGATGTGCACCGGCTTCCAGTGGTCGCGGGTGGCCACCCACGCCTGACGCGGGCTCGCCCCCACGACGCTGCCGTGGGTGAAGATCCGCCGCCACAGCAGCGGCGAATCCTGTGCCGCCGAGATCGACAGCGGGTGGTGCCCGTGGTCCTCCTCGGCGACCAGCTCGGCCAGGCGCACCCACTCGTGCTCGCCGACCTCGGGGAAGAGCGCGGCGTCCGCGGCCAGCGACCACCAGACGTTCTCGTGCCCGGACAGGCGTCCGACCACGTCGCGCACGTGCTCCTCGGTGGCCGGCGGCGCGAGCACGAGCTCGGCCGTCACCTCGATCGCGGCCAGCTCCGCCACCCGCTCCTCCAGGGAGACGGCGGGGAAGGCCGCCATCCTCACCCGGTCGAACGGCGAGGCCGCCAGCGTGGCCAGCGTCCGCGCGCGGCGCTTGTCCTCGTGCAGGTGCCACCCGAGCGCGGTGGTGGCCATGCCCATGTCAGACCCTCCTCATCCGCAGCGCCAGGTACGGCCGGCCGGGCAGCCCGACGCGCACCCGGTCGCGGTGCGTGCCGGCGACCGCCTCGATCGTCATGTTCCAGGTGTCGACCAGGTCCACCTGGTAGTCGGCGCCGGGCGGCAGTTCCACGTTGACCACGGCGGGCTGGCGCCGGCCGAGATATCGGAACCCGCCGCCCTCCTCCATGAGCCGGCGCAGGAACGCGATGCGCGGCGGGCTCTGGCCGTGCAGGGACCCGCCGTTGCCGATCCAGGGCCGGCCGGGCGAGTCGATGTACACCTCGCCGTGCCCGGCGTAGCCGCCCCGGGTCATGGCCTCCCAGAAGCGCGCGACCAGCTCCTGCGCGCTCACGTTGCCCCACCGCCGGGTCGCGTCGCCCTCGTAGGAGATCTCGTCGATCACCACGGGTTTGCCGGTCTTGACCCACTCCGTGGTGAGCGTGGCGTCCCAGTGCTGGATGCTCTGGTGCGTCACCCACGGCTTGGCGAAGTCGTACACCGAGGCGACCTCGTACATGCGAGTCCCGTTGTGGATCGACAGGAGCCGCTCGTAGGGGTCATGGCGCTTGACGGTACGCAGCAGGTCGTCCCAGTCGTCCATCGTCTTGTCGCGGTTGAAGTCGTACTCGTTGGCCACCGACCACCACACGTTCCGGAAAGCCGCCAGGCGGGCCACGACGTACCGGACGTAGGCGTGGTCGAGCTCGCGCCCCATGTTCTCCAGCCCGCGCCGGCCGCGGTCGTAGGGGTGGAAGAGGATCACGTCCGCCTCCACGCCGATCGCGCACAGGTCGGCGATCCGCGCCTCCAGGTGCCGGAAGAACACCGGGTTGTACCGGGTCTTGTCCTCGCCGGCGAACGGCAGCTCCGGCGGGTCCATCTGGCCGGTCGGCAGCACGCACATCCGGATCTTGTTGAACGGCGACTCGGCCAGCGACCGCAGCGTCTCCCGCTCGCGGTCGCGGTCCATGTCGTGCGTCCAGTGGTAGCAGGTCGTGCCGAACGACAGGTGGGGCGTGCCGTCGGCGTACTCGAATCTGGTGCCCACGGCGCGGACCGGCCCGCGAGAGGTCGCCGGAGTGGCCTCGAAGGCCCCGGTGTAGCCGTCGAGCTCGGGCACGTTGCTCCGGGTGACGAACTCCCAGGAACCCTCCCGGTCCGGCATGAAGCGGATCCGGTAGACGCCGTCGCCGTCGTAGAAGCCCTCCGCCTCCACCGTCCGGTTGCGGTAGGTGTAGCGGGCCGACAGCTCCACCTCGGCGAACGGGTTGCCGTCCGAGGGCCCGGTCAGCTCGATCTCGTGGACGCACCAGCGCTCCACCGAGCGCTGGTGCTTCATCCGGGGCGGCGTCACCAGTCCTTACCCGCCGCGGCCTGCGCCTTGATGTAGGCGGGGATGCCCTCCTGCTCGGTCACGGTCAGCGACTGCTCCGGCGTCATGCCGTCGCGCAGGACGTGCTGGCGGAAGACCTGCCACAGCGGCAGGTCCCAGTATTCGGTGTTCTGGTAGTTGGAGACGGCGGCGTTCTGGCCCCAGTAGACGGCCGAGGTGTCGATCTTGGCCAGCTCGGGCACGGCCGTGCCGAAGGCGGCCTTCACCGCGTCGGTCTGCAGGACGCCCTTCATGCCCTGCTTGGAGAGCTCGACCTGGCCCTCCTCCGACACCAGCCACTTGATGATCGCCAGCGCCTGGTCCTTCTTGGCCGAGGCGGGCGGGATGAAGGCGGCCCGGGTGTTCGGCTGGTAGATGCTCGTCGAGCCCGCCTTCAGCACCGGCACCGCGGCCACCCCGAT includes:
- a CDS encoding glycoside hydrolase family 28 protein produces the protein MHDPWTYADELKARVTPPEFPDRWFDVTDHGSFGEAIRACHDAGGGHVLVPPGEHHTGAVHLLSNVDLHVADGARVVFSTDPAAYLPAVYTRFSAIECFNYSPFIYAYGQENIAITGSGVLDGSAGPENWWPWVGTPEFGWRPGTPHEEADWAALQRMAADGVPVEERVFGAGHYLRPNMIQPYRCRNVLVEGVTIVRSPMWEIHPVLCENVLVRDVSIFSRGPNNDGCDPESCRSVVISGCTFDVGDDCIAIKAGRGPDGRRVNVPCEDVLIEDCDMRYRYGSVAIGTDTTGGIRNVFVRRCRWGGPGLYFGLYIKTNSVRGGFVENVHVKDVEISELTKEAISIDLYHGDGHTGDEPPVVRDIHVAGIRSDRTRSAYLLRGYPEQPLRGISVSDSTFAHVLRADVASDVENLSITGVSVGT
- a CDS encoding DUF5060 domain-containing protein; amino-acid sequence: MKHQRSVERWCVHEIELTGPSDGNPFAEVELSARYTYRNRTVEAEGFYDGDGVYRIRFMPDREGSWEFVTRSNVPELDGYTGAFEATPATSRGPVRAVGTRFEYADGTPHLSFGTTCYHWTHDMDRDRERETLRSLAESPFNKIRMCVLPTGQMDPPELPFAGEDKTRYNPVFFRHLEARIADLCAIGVEADVILFHPYDRGRRGLENMGRELDHAYVRYVVARLAAFRNVWWSVANEYDFNRDKTMDDWDDLLRTVKRHDPYERLLSIHNGTRMYEVASVYDFAKPWVTHQSIQHWDATLTTEWVKTGKPVVIDEISYEGDATRRWGNVSAQELVARFWEAMTRGGYAGHGEVYIDSPGRPWIGNGGSLHGQSPPRIAFLRRLMEEGGGFRYLGRRQPAVVNVELPPGADYQVDLVDTWNMTIEAVAGTHRDRVRVGLPGRPYLALRMRRV
- a CDS encoding glycoside hydrolase family 78 protein, with amino-acid sequence MVNPYDLRCEHRRTPGEIAVAAPRLSWRLEGSEDPSAYRIEVRREDGTRVWDSGWVDGRDVWADYGGAPLASFARYSWQVSVQPSGASATSWFGTGVLHADEWDAAWIGHDPDTEPPFEPPTDSREPRSRGTASLPAPRLLRRSLEITRPVVSARVACSARGLYELRVNGQRVGDAELAPGWTDYRYRVPYQVYDVTSLLREGANCVAAILADGWWSGSLGWDKRQAAQRYGRHPQFLAQLVIDHADGSRTVVGTDASWRERTGPFLYADLLMGEYYDARLEITGWDSPGFSDDGWAPCRVVDTSLDVLVPAGAQPVRVTEELAPVEVRDLGGRWIVDLGQNISGRVRITLRDAPPGTRVRIRHGEALDEKGELYTANLRSAEATDVYVARGGAVETYEPRFTVHGFRYAEISGWACEVAGRVLHSDTPPAGEFACSDAQVTRLTSNIRWSQRDNFVSVPTDCPQRDERLGWTADAQVFLPTACFNADVAAFFTNWLADLRHGQLPDGAVPDVVPHVITERHGAPAWGDAATGVPWHLYTVYGDERILRDSLPSMRAWVDYVHRHNPSLVWRQKTGSHYGDWLQAGVTTSREVLATAYFALSASLTARAAEVVGSPEISRYYIQLRDEIGAAFAREFIAPDGRVTGDTQTGYLLALAFDLVPQDLVEASVGHLVADLERRGRRLTTGFAGVALLCPILTRYGHADLAYDLLHDDRYPSWGYSIQRGATTIWERWDGWTEEHGFGPVAMNSFNHYALGSVGAWLYGGVAGLGQESAGFQRPVIRPVPGGRLTWASAAYETPLGRLSSRWEIADGTLTLDVGIPPGAEATVHVPTTAPSSVRGPGHVVAPGVFRTGAGTFRYTAEWEVRCPR
- a CDS encoding DUF5605 domain-containing protein, giving the protein MGMATTALGWHLHEDKRRARTLATLAASPFDRVRMAAFPAVSLEERVAELAAIEVTAELVLAPPATEEHVRDVVGRLSGHENVWWSLAADAALFPEVGEHEWVRLAELVAEEDHGHHPLSISAAQDSPLLWRRIFTHGSVVGASPRQAWVATRDHWKPVHIDQSGYEGDGDEPWQSLTAEEVVDQAWDGALRRRPVTHGEWYADDDGLTWSADGGTLRGAAVERLRLLDGIVGQTPREAVYRDRDAPMLALDGEYYLEFCGEHRFPQREHELPEGRYAVEVIDAWEMTVRSLGVHDGGGTVTVPLPAAEHQAIRVRRVP